A region from the Gossypium hirsutum isolate 1008001.06 chromosome A08, Gossypium_hirsutum_v2.1, whole genome shotgun sequence genome encodes:
- the LOC121202932 gene encoding uncharacterized protein gives MNPQADKMVRRITMVATVTASYFLLTADYGPEPNALDPIKKSILSAQTSLKEFIVGSSREEHQGSSQSSNNNAKEHP, from the exons ATGAATCCCCAAGCAGACAAGATGGTGAGGAGGATCACCATGGTGGCTACTGTTACTGCCTCTTATTTCCTTTTAACCGCTGACTATGGCCCTGAACCTAATGCTCTCGACCCT ATCAAGAAGAGCATACTATCAGCACAAACTTCACTGAAAGAGTTTATCGTGGGATCATCGAGGGAAGAACATCAAGGAAGTTCGCAGAGTTCCAACAACAACGCTAAAGAACACCCGTAG
- the LOC107934318 gene encoding uncharacterized protein, whose protein sequence is MALNNKLKTLETRIGNGRAESEPDSEEDLEELQSDVKEMAEKILEYRATIPDQLKTTLDSILSAQRPDLPGIDDGSDPGPSAQNNADSKEMKSDDEQRAEEKIRSLKGKISSNISAMPVVLKRMKVCISRIEKLESCNGIIHPALKKRKLVDPMKLYFHN, encoded by the exons ATGGCTCTGAACAACAAGCTCAAAACCCTAGAGACCCGCATTGGCAATGGACGGGCCGAATCGGAACCCGACTCCGAAGAGGACTTGGAGGAGCTGCAATCAGATGTGAAGGAAATGGCAGAGAAGATTCTAGAATATAGAGCTACTATTCCAGATCAGCTTAAGACGACTCTCGATTCAATTCTTTCCGCTCAAAGACCCGATTTGCCCGGCATTGATGATGGGTCGGATCCTGGACCTTCAGCACAAAATAATGCAG atTCAAAAGAGATGAAATCAGATGACGAACAAAGGGCGGAAGAGAAGATACGATCACTTAAAGGCAAAATTTCGAGTAACATTTCAGCAATGCCGGTTGTTTTGAAACGGATGAAAGTTTGCATTTCCAGGATTGAGAAGCTAGAGTCTTGCAATGGCATTATACACCCTGctttgaaaaagagaaaattagttGATCCAATGaagctttattttcataattGA